The following nucleotide sequence is from Desulfomonile tiedjei.
GTGGGAGACCCGGAAAACGGAATCCCCGCGGGGACCTCTTTCAACGATTTGCCGTCCGATTGGGTCTGCCCACTGTGCGGCGTTGGTAAAGAGGCCTTTGCTCCGGAATAAAGGGGATGCTTTACTGCTGGACAAAACTCGTCCCAGAGGCCGTCTCGCCGGCCTAGGGTAAGAAATCTAAAACAAGTAGTCATTCAGTTTAGCGAGGAAAACAACTCGCGCGAAACATGTCATTGCTTCGCTACGCTCGCAATGGCAGATGACTGACAACTCCCCGCGTAAGCGAAAGGTTACGAAAACACGATGATTTTCCTTGACAATGGGGCTTTTTCTTCTGTAATCTATGCTTGTTCCATTAAATTCTAAGGCATCCTTCGTTCCCCGCCTGTCCGGTCGTTCCGGGGAGTGGGGGGTGGCAACTTTGTTTGCGCGCGGACGCGCTGTGTCCTTTTCCGGTTAGGAGGTAGATATGCGCTGTAATCCTTCCGTGCCAAGAATTCTCTGGCTTGCTTGCCTGATTCTTCTCGTGGCCACCCCCAACGCGGCCCTGGCTCAGGGCTGGAATTGGCTGCCGTTTGGCAGCTCCTTCGATCTCGGCGGTTTCAAGGCAGAGACCTTTGCCAAGGCCGGGTACCAAAGACTCGGTCTGAATTTCGACATAGACATCCCTGAGCGGAACGCCGGGGTAGGTTTTCTGGAGCTTTCGCCTGTCGATTTGAACCTCAGGAATGAATATTTCTGGGTCGGGTCAGTCGGGGTGAATGTTCAGTCGGCAAGTGGCTTCGGGGCCTTCCTGAGCGTCGAGGGCAATTTGAGGAAAAATTTCACTGTTCAGACGCCCATTGAGCCTGAAAACGCCGCCACCCTTGGTGGGTTGTTACTCCGGGGGGCGTCGTGGGAAGGTTCCGGCTTCGAGTGGTGGAACGTCGACGGCGGCCTGACTCTGGCCCTCCCCTCCTGGGCATCACTGGTCGGAGGGGTTCGCTGGGACCACCTTACGCTCAAGATGGGCAACCCATACAATGCTGTCAACGAGTACGCCTTGGACCGTTACCAGGCTGATTTCCGCTCAAAGGTCATTATACCCTACTTTGGTTTTCAACTTCTGGGGCAATCCTATAAGGCGACATTTATTGGCAGCCCTTTTGCCAGTGTGCAATTCAAGCTCCCCTTTGTCTTTGTCAACAACGGTGTTCAGCCTATTGATGAAGCCCGGTACAAGCTGTTCACCACAGGTGGTTTTCTCGAAGGGACAGTTGATTACTCGTGGAAGCTGGCAGCAACACCGGCATACTTAGACCTGTGGGCCAGGGCCAACTGGATGCGGTTCTCCGCAACAGGAGAAGAACTGTTTTCGAATTTTGACACAGTCACCCCCCTCACGCAGCAACTGGAAAGTGGCAAGGCGACGCTGTCGCGTTACACTTACGGCTTTGGGCTGAGCGCAAACCTGGCGTTTTAGAAGGCGGTTGGCAGAGGTTCTAAAACGCCGGACCGAGCGGTCTCACTCCGAAAACCAAGGCAGAGGATCGGGAGGAGTTTTTATCATAGTCTCGAATGGACAAGTTTGAGGGATATAGAGCGGCGACACGTCTCATATCCTCTCCTAGCCCCAACCGACCCCCCGCGTCGGCTGGGGTTTTCTTTTTCGTGAGCCCTTGAAACTCCTCTTTCGGTGACGACGCCCACTCAAGGCGTTCCAGCAGAGGGGCAACTAGCCGGTCCCTCCTCTTTTCGACCCACAATGAGGATGTCGCTGGCCAGGTACGCATAACGGGATGTAAGAAACTTTACGGATCTGCGATACCAGCCAAAATTCTCCAGGCCGGCCATCAATCGGATTCTGTTGCGGAAAAGGCGAAAGCCAGCGACGTCGGTCACCACGAAGTTGGCAGAAGCTACCTGTTCAACTAGGGATCGTAAGGAACAAAATGCCATGCGGGAGGCTCTGTCTGCGTCTCTCCAGTTGGACTGCGTGCCCAGACAGACGGATTCCTTTTCCTGGTAGATCTTTCTGAAGAACTTCTTGAAGCCGCTGGAAATACTGGGCGCCCAGGAAATCGGGTTGTAAACAAAGAGCTGTCCACCGGGTTTCAGCACACGATACGACTCGGCCAAGATTTCGTCGGTATTTGGAAGATACATCAGCACTTCGTTGCACACCACGGCATCGAGTGATCGATCCCGAAATGGCAAGCCGTCGACGAGATTCACTTGGCAGAGATTCTGATATACATCTTTTCCCGCAGCCTGGCGCAGTTGGGGTTCGTATAAGTCCAGTCCAAACCATTGCCATCCCTTAGCCATCCCGCAAAATTCTGCGAGACGGCCCGGCCCGCACCCCACGTCCAGGATCCGCATATCCGAGGATAGGTTTTTCCTTTGGTTCAACAAACACTTGCGGAGATAGGGGAAATGCGCGAATTTCAGGCGATATCGCCCCCGATGGTGAAACCAGGCAATGTCATTTATTGGAGCGTTTTTCATAACATGGTTCTGCCGAGACAACGCGGATCGCGCCTGACAATCTTTCGCCGGAGGTAACCGCCAACGGTCGCGTTCCAGGAATGGATACCCCGCTGACTACCCAATATGCCTCATCGCGGCCCACTTATTCAAGCATGAGTTCAACTGCCGGGACCAAACGGGGCCGCGAGTACCACATACCACAAGGAGCCAAGTGTGCCTCATCGGTCTGACGAGAACCTATTCGGCCATCCGATAGGGCTTTCCGTATTGTTTCTCACCGAGACGTGGGAACGGTTCTCCTACTACGGAATGAGGGCTTTGCTCGTTTATTACATGGTCAAACAGCTCATGTTCACACAAGGTCAGGCGTCACATATATATGGGTTGTACACGGGCTTTGTCTATCTAACGCCGTTCTTCGGGGGTATTCTCGCGGACCGTGTGCTCGGCCAACGCAAGACAGTGATTCTCGGCGCGGTTTTGATGGCGCTAGGCCATTTCCTGATGGCCTTTCAGTCCCTCTTTTTCCCGGCCCTCGTTTTCCTGATCCTGGGAAACGGCGCTTTCAAACCCAACATTTCCACCCAGGTGGGCAATCTCTATCCTGCCGGAGACCGGCGGCGAGACAGGGCTTTCAGCATATTTTACGTGGGCATCAACGTGGGGGCTTTTTTTTCTCCATTGGTTTGCGGCACCTTAGGTGAGATTTACGGCTGGCATTATGGGTTCGGAGCCGCGGGCGTCGGCATGGTAATAGGACTCTGCATCTATCTGGTGGGGCAGCGGTGGTTGGCCCCGGACAATCTGGCCAAGACAAAATCGATTGAGAAGACGGCCCCGGAGCAGTTCACAAAAACCGAAAAGAACAGCCTATGGGGCCTGCTTGTAGTGTGCCTCATCAGTGTGGCTTTTTGGGCGGCTTACGAGCAACAAGGAAACACGATCGCGCTTTGGGCAGACGTCAACACCGACCGCCATATTTTCGGCTGGGAGTTCCCTGCGTCGTGGTTCCAGTCTCTTAATCCGGCTTTTGTCTTCCTGTTTACCCCCCTGGTTATGACGTTTTGGTCACGGCAATCAAGAAGAGGCAAGGAACCGCCGACAGTCTTGAAAATGGCCTTCGGCTGTTTCTTGCTGGCATGCGGATTCTTGATCATGATTCCGGCAGCGATGGTGTATGAAACGGCCGGAACCCGGGTCAGCATGTGGTGGCTGGTCGTTTTCACCATTTTGGTCACTCTCGGCGAGCTGTACCTTTCTCCGGTAGGGCTTTCACTGGTGACGAAACTTTCTCCCGCGAGGGTCGTTTCCATGATGATGGGGACCTGGTTCTTATCTTCGTTTCTCGGGAACTACGCTGCCGGGCTCCTCGGCCATTTCTGGGAGAAGATGGCCAAAGATATCTTTTTTCTTATGATCGCAGCGCTTGCATTCGCAGCGGGATTAGCTATTCTGTTGGTCCTCGGACCATTGAAGCAGGCCATAGGCCCGGAACATGACATGTGATCCGATGCATCGCTCGTAGGCTTCTCGATTTGAGGCATAACCATGAAAGGCCGCGACAAGGCCATTGATAATACGACACGCGAATTGACCGAACTGCGGCAAAAGGTCTTTGAACTGGAGTCGGTGAAGGTTCGCAGCGAACGAACCGTCCAAGACTTGCGCAAGCTGTTGAGCATGCAACAAGTGATCCTGGACAGTATTCCGGACATAGTCTGGCTCAAGGACGTGGAGAGCCGGTTCCTGGCGGTCAATGAAGCCTTTGCCAAAGCATCGAAGAGAACCAAGGAAGATCTGATCGGAAAAACCGACTTCGATTTCTGGCCGGCCAGTCTGGCCCAAAGGTACCGCGACGATGATGTCCAGGTCATGAAGTCCGGCGTAAAGAAGGTCATCGAAGAAACCCTGGCCCATTCGGAAAACGAGAAAGTCTGGATAGAAACCATAAAATCTCCCGTTCACGATGATATGGGACATGCGATTGGCACTGTCGGGATTTCCAGGGATATCACAGAGCGCAAACTTGCCCAGGAGAGGATCCAGGCCGAACTTGCCGTTGCCGCTCGAATTCAAAAAAACATGTTGCCGCAGGATTTTCCCCACCTGGCCCCGACGGACGCCTTCGATCTCTATGCGCTGATGAGCCCCGCGAGAGAGGTGGGAGGCGATTTTTACGATTTTTTCCTGGTTGACAATGACCACTTGTGTGTGTCCGTAGGTGACGTTGCCGGCAAAGGAGTTGCTGCTGCGCTCTTCATGGCGATCACAATAGCCCTTCTAAGGAGTACGGCGAGAGAGACATCGGCCCCTGATGCAATCCTGAACCGCTTAAACAGAGAATTGGTCCGCGGCAATGACGCGTGCATGTTTGTAACCGCGTTCTGCGCCATACTCGATCTGCGGACAGGGAGTCTTTCATACGCCAATGCAGGCCATCAACCGCCCTTGATTTGCACCCGGGAAAAATCAATTGCTTGCCTGGCCGCACCCAGTGGCCCGCCGCTGGGCCTCGTGGACGGAACCAGCTACAGGGAGGAATCCCTGACGCTCGATCCCGGAAACATTCTTTTCGCGTATACGGATGGCGTAACTGAGGCCTGTGACAAGCAATCGGCATTCTTTTCCGAAGATAGGCTCGTACAAAGGGTATTGGAACTGAAGGCCGGCACCTGCGAGAAAATAATATCAGGGGTGATGGAATCCGTGGCTTCGTTCTGTACCGAAACGGACCAGACAGACGACATCACCATGCTGGCTCTAGCGTTCAAGGGACGGCATGCTGCCGAACGAGGGTGAAGACGCTCCCTGCGCTAATGGGCCGCGCTCTATCTCCCCATCAGCCCCAACACGCCTATTATTACCAGATAAACCCCGACGATCAGATACATCAAATCGGGCCGAATAAGTATCAATATACCTGCAATGAGAGCTAGTACAGGCGAGAACCTCGGGTGTATCCTCATGGTCAATTCCTCCGCATACTAATTGCTGACCTCAATCCGTTATTGTTGTCATTACGGTAGGTATGGACCCTGGTATTGTCAATCTTGGAGCCGGTAGCAGTAGTGCGACCCTTCTTTGACCCGAGCGGCAAGGCCTTGCTCCTCCAGGGCATCCAAATGTCCTTCGGTTGCCGAGATCCCGTAAAAGACTTCTATGCCTGAGAGTGGGCCGAAGAGTTCAGTTGCCACCATGAACTGAGTCATTCCGGCCTTTTTCTTTGCGATCTTCTCGCCCTGTGCCAGGATTCGGTGTACTTCTTTGCTTCGTTTGGCGTGTTGGTCCCGGATCCTACGGATTCGCGTGGCAAGGTCCTCAAAAGTTCTTCCATGTCCGGGCAAGATCCTTTTCGCGGCCAGGCCGTTGATCCGGTCCAGGGACGCCCGATGCTCGGTCAGGCTTTTGTACCCCCCGGAACCGGTCTTACGCATGGCGGGATTAGGGAATATTTCGGTCAAGAGCGTGTCCCCGGTGAACAGTGTTCCGTCCGCTCGGTTTAAAAGGCACACGGAACCCGCGCTATGGCCGGGAGTATGGATCGCCTGAAGCTCCAAATCATCAAATCCGAAAACCATGCCTTCGCTTATAGGCGTTTCAGCGGCAATCGGATTGCACATTCCCCTATGGCGGGCGAAAACCACTTGGATCAATTCGTCCGCGAGGTCTTTCGGTATCCCCGCTTCCGCGAAAAACTTTCGGTAATTCTCGCGTATATCTATCAATTGCTCATCCGGATTGGCCACCCATTGAATGCTGTCCCAGGGGTGAACGAAGACTTCCGCTCCGCTGATTTCAGCGATTCTCCCGGTTAATCCGATATGATCCATATGGCCGTGAGTAGTAATTATCCTGCGAAGGTCGCCGAGTTTTCCGCGCTGAGCTTCTATCGCTGATTTGATAGTTTCCAGGCCCTCTTCAGTGTTAACGCCGGTGTCAATCAACGTGGGGACGGAATCCGCAATGTAGTAGCAATTCACCCATTTAACGGGGTAAGGGATCGGAACTTGTATCCTCGTGATTTTGGTCATGAGCCTCGCTTGTCCTGCTGCTCGTTTATGTCACATCCGTGCGAAACGACTGGTTTGTCGCCAATTCTTTATGGGGCATCTCGAAAACGAGTGCCGGGCGTGTATTAGCGTCATTCCGGCCAAAGCCGCGGCCCGGGTATTTTCGAGCATAAGCGATATCACCTGCCTTCCATACAGTCAAACCTGTTGACAAGTCTTTGGTGAACGGGCAATGAATGACAGTGCAAAGACCGACTGCATCACACGATCAATCACCAAATTCCGGAAGGGAAAAACCATGGTTAAGGTCACGTGCTTCGGGGCCGCAGGTGGCGTAACAGGCTCCAATTTTCTTGTTGAAACTTCGAGAGGGAGGAGCCTCCTTATAGATTGCGGGCTTTTTCAGGGTGGCAAAGAGATGGAGCGTCGCAACTGGGAGCCTTGGGGCTACGACCCGAAAGAGGTCAAAAACCTGATCCTGACACATGCCCATATAGACCACAGCGGCCGCATCCCAAAATTGGTCAAGGACGGTTTTCGCGGAAAGATCATTACTTCTCCCCCCAGTGCCGAACTGTGCCAGGTGATGCTTCCCGATTCAGCCCACGTACAGGAGATGGAGGCCGAATGGCGGACAAGGAAACGTCGCCGCCAGGCCAGGCAGCATGTGGAACCTCTGTACACGACTGAGGATGCTGAGCGGAGCCTCCAATATTTGGTCCCTACGGAGCTTGATACCGTAATTGATGTTGAGCCCGGCATCAAAGCCAGGCTCAGGAACGCGGGCCACATCCTCGGCTCGTCCATTGTCGAACTGTGGATCGAGGACGAAGGAAAGGAAACAAAAATAGTCTTCTCCGGCGATCTGGGGAAGGAAGATCCCTTGATAGTACAAGATCCCTTCGAGATCGGAGAGGCGCACCATGTATTTCTCGAATCGACCTACGGTAACCGGACGCATCGGTCTCTAGAGGAGAGCAAAGAGGAGCTTCTCAGTGCGATTGAGTATGCCGTGTCCAACAACGGAAAGGTGATTATTCCCGCATTCGCGGTGGAGAGGACCCAGGAACTGCTCTATATTCTCGGTGAATTCTCACGAGCAGGCAAACTCCCCAATATTCCAATCTATCTGGATAGTCCCCTTGCCATCAAGGCAACTGAGATATTTCGCAAGAATAAACAGTATTATGATGAGCCTGCCAGTGCAATGGTCGGGCGGGGGATTGATCCGTTCGATATGCCAAACCTCAAGTTCACGCCGACAACGAACGAGTCCATGAAGATCAACCAATTGCCGGGCTCCGCGATTGTCATTTCCGCCAACGGCATGTGCACGGCAGGCCGAATAAAGCATCATCTGAAGCACAACCTGTGGCGGCCGGGCGCAAGCATTATCATGGTGGGATTTCAGGCCGAAGGCACTA
It contains:
- a CDS encoding rubredoxin → MERYVCDVCYYVYDPAVGDPENGIPAGTSFNDLPSDWVCPLCGVGKEAFAPE
- a CDS encoding MBL fold metallo-hydrolase, with the translated sequence MVKVTCFGAAGGVTGSNFLVETSRGRSLLIDCGLFQGGKEMERRNWEPWGYDPKEVKNLILTHAHIDHSGRIPKLVKDGFRGKIITSPPSAELCQVMLPDSAHVQEMEAEWRTRKRRRQARQHVEPLYTTEDAERSLQYLVPTELDTVIDVEPGIKARLRNAGHILGSSIVELWIEDEGKETKIVFSGDLGKEDPLIVQDPFEIGEAHHVFLESTYGNRTHRSLEESKEELLSAIEYAVSNNGKVIIPAFAVERTQELLYILGEFSRAGKLPNIPIYLDSPLAIKATEIFRKNKQYYDEPASAMVGRGIDPFDMPNLKFTPTTNESMKINQLPGSAIVISANGMCTAGRIKHHLKHNLWRPGASIIMVGFQAEGTTGRQIVEGAKFVTILGEKIAVRAKVFTIGGISAHADQEDLLSWVGHFSKKSSPRVFLIHGEPLSSESLAAAIRKNFGLDVYVPRWRETLSLEPREGLPEVLPHVVPADLRRQKMLEMTEDLGIEVAKLRDRLLSEAQKMSEEDVERLTEIRDELQAIVAG
- a CDS encoding peptide MFS transporter gives rise to the protein MPHRSDENLFGHPIGLSVLFLTETWERFSYYGMRALLVYYMVKQLMFTQGQASHIYGLYTGFVYLTPFFGGILADRVLGQRKTVILGAVLMALGHFLMAFQSLFFPALVFLILGNGAFKPNISTQVGNLYPAGDRRRDRAFSIFYVGINVGAFFSPLVCGTLGEIYGWHYGFGAAGVGMVIGLCIYLVGQRWLAPDNLAKTKSIEKTAPEQFTKTEKNSLWGLLVVCLISVAFWAAYEQQGNTIALWADVNTDRHIFGWEFPASWFQSLNPAFVFLFTPLVMTFWSRQSRRGKEPPTVLKMAFGCFLLACGFLIMIPAAMVYETAGTRVSMWWLVVFTILVTLGELYLSPVGLSLVTKLSPARVVSMMMGTWFLSSFLGNYAAGLLGHFWEKMAKDIFFLMIAALAFAAGLAILLVLGPLKQAIGPEHDM
- a CDS encoding DUF3096 domain-containing protein, which produces MRIHPRFSPVLALIAGILILIRPDLMYLIVGVYLVIIGVLGLMGR
- a CDS encoding MBL fold metallo-hydrolase, which codes for MTKITRIQVPIPYPVKWVNCYYIADSVPTLIDTGVNTEEGLETIKSAIEAQRGKLGDLRRIITTHGHMDHIGLTGRIAEISGAEVFVHPWDSIQWVANPDEQLIDIRENYRKFFAEAGIPKDLADELIQVVFARHRGMCNPIAAETPISEGMVFGFDDLELQAIHTPGHSAGSVCLLNRADGTLFTGDTLLTEIFPNPAMRKTGSGGYKSLTEHRASLDRINGLAAKRILPGHGRTFEDLATRIRRIRDQHAKRSKEVHRILAQGEKIAKKKAGMTQFMVATELFGPLSGIEVFYGISATEGHLDALEEQGLAARVKEGSHYCYRLQD
- a CDS encoding class I SAM-dependent methyltransferase, whose amino-acid sequence is MKNAPINDIAWFHHRGRYRLKFAHFPYLRKCLLNQRKNLSSDMRILDVGCGPGRLAEFCGMAKGWQWFGLDLYEPQLRQAAGKDVYQNLCQVNLVDGLPFRDRSLDAVVCNEVLMYLPNTDEILAESYRVLKPGGQLFVYNPISWAPSISSGFKKFFRKIYQEKESVCLGTQSNWRDADRASRMAFCSLRSLVEQVASANFVVTDVAGFRLFRNRIRLMAGLENFGWYRRSVKFLTSRYAYLASDILIVGRKEEGPASCPSAGTP
- a CDS encoding SpoIIE family protein phosphatase gives rise to the protein MKGRDKAIDNTTRELTELRQKVFELESVKVRSERTVQDLRKLLSMQQVILDSIPDIVWLKDVESRFLAVNEAFAKASKRTKEDLIGKTDFDFWPASLAQRYRDDDVQVMKSGVKKVIEETLAHSENEKVWIETIKSPVHDDMGHAIGTVGISRDITERKLAQERIQAELAVAARIQKNMLPQDFPHLAPTDAFDLYALMSPAREVGGDFYDFFLVDNDHLCVSVGDVAGKGVAAALFMAITIALLRSTARETSAPDAILNRLNRELVRGNDACMFVTAFCAILDLRTGSLSYANAGHQPPLICTREKSIACLAAPSGPPLGLVDGTSYREESLTLDPGNILFAYTDGVTEACDKQSAFFSEDRLVQRVLELKAGTCEKIISGVMESVASFCTETDQTDDITMLALAFKGRHAAERG